In Ahaetulla prasina isolate Xishuangbanna chromosome 6, ASM2864084v1, whole genome shotgun sequence, a single window of DNA contains:
- the PPP1R2 gene encoding protein phosphatase inhibitor 2 isoform X1: MEARGSAGGGRPVKGILKNRSGSGGGSAGRGLADSEALSQASPLPPAGPLLQAQPSSESRGEEHGKKTQKWDEMNILATYHPAGKDYGLMKIDEPSTPYHSLKEEDAGSDTEDSPVPTADVLAKKLAAAAEGQGPKILARQDDSSDDDEDDEVDLTPEELEKKRQFEMKRKMHYNEAQNIKLARQLIAKEMHGEAAEEEEEEEEEDCDEDEEEDEDNEDEMQDECKTGTESVPAPSDPLENIAHSLEEVCSGL, encoded by the exons ATGGAGGCGAGGGGCTCGGCGGGCGGCGGGAGGCCGGTGAAGGGCATCCTGAAGAACCGCTCCGGCAGCGGGGGAGGCAGCGCGGGGCGGGGCCTGGCCGACTCCGAGGCTCTCTCGCAGGCGTCGCCGCTGCCGCCCGCCGGGCCGCTCCTGCAAGCGCAGCCGAGCAGCGAGAGCCGCGGCGAGGAACACGG GAAGAAGACGCAGAAGTGGGACGAGATGAACATCCTGGCCACCTACCACCCGGCCGGGAAGGACTACGGGCTGATGAAGATCGACGAGCCCAGCACTCCCTACCACAG cctgaaggaggaggacgcCGGCAGCGATACCGAGGACAGCCCGGTGCCCACGGCGGACGTCCTCGCCAAAAA GTTAGCAGCTGCAGCCGAAGGGCAGGGCCCCAAAATCCTGGCAAGGCAggatgacagcagtgatgatgatgaggatgacGAGGTAGACTTGACTCCCGAAGAATTGG AGAAAAAGAGGCAGTttgaaatgaagagaaaaatgCATTACAACGAAGCACAGAACATCAAGCTGGCCAGGCAGCTGATCGCAAAGGAAATGCATGGCGAGGctgccgaggaggaggaggaggaggaggaggaggattgtgatgAGGATGAGGAAGAAGACGAGGACAATGAGGATGAGATGCAGGATGAGTGTAAAACAGGCACAGAATCAG tACCTGCTCCTAGTGACCCGCTTGAGAACATTGCACACAGCCTGGAAGAAGTCTGCTCAGGACTGTAA
- the PPP1R2 gene encoding protein phosphatase inhibitor 2 isoform X2 — MEARGSAGGGRPVKGILKNRSGSGGGSAGRGLADSEALSQASPLPPAGPLLQAQPSSESRGEEHGKKTQKWDEMNILATYHPAGKDYGLMKIDEPSTPYHSLKEEDAGSDTEDSPVPTADVLAKKLAAAAEGQGPKILARQDDSSDDDEDDEVDLTPEELEKKRQFEMKRKMHYNEAQNIKLARQLIAKEMHGEAAEEEEEEEEEDCDEDEEEDEDNEDEMQDECKTGTESDAAACQKQSVSFCISFL; from the exons ATGGAGGCGAGGGGCTCGGCGGGCGGCGGGAGGCCGGTGAAGGGCATCCTGAAGAACCGCTCCGGCAGCGGGGGAGGCAGCGCGGGGCGGGGCCTGGCCGACTCCGAGGCTCTCTCGCAGGCGTCGCCGCTGCCGCCCGCCGGGCCGCTCCTGCAAGCGCAGCCGAGCAGCGAGAGCCGCGGCGAGGAACACGG GAAGAAGACGCAGAAGTGGGACGAGATGAACATCCTGGCCACCTACCACCCGGCCGGGAAGGACTACGGGCTGATGAAGATCGACGAGCCCAGCACTCCCTACCACAG cctgaaggaggaggacgcCGGCAGCGATACCGAGGACAGCCCGGTGCCCACGGCGGACGTCCTCGCCAAAAA GTTAGCAGCTGCAGCCGAAGGGCAGGGCCCCAAAATCCTGGCAAGGCAggatgacagcagtgatgatgatgaggatgacGAGGTAGACTTGACTCCCGAAGAATTGG AGAAAAAGAGGCAGTttgaaatgaagagaaaaatgCATTACAACGAAGCACAGAACATCAAGCTGGCCAGGCAGCTGATCGCAAAGGAAATGCATGGCGAGGctgccgaggaggaggaggaggaggaggaggaggattgtgatgAGGATGAGGAAGAAGACGAGGACAATGAGGATGAGATGCAGGATGAGTGTAAAACAGGCACAGAATCAG ATGCAGCAGCATGCCAGAAGCAGAGTGTCTCCTTCTGCATCAGCTTCCTTTGA